The proteins below are encoded in one region of Marinibacterium anthonyi:
- a CDS encoding putative mannose-6-phosphate isomerase: MTDKVVPVVTRSSELGDNTLQSGECVRKSGVSPQHTPATKIWFGRVSNEPGHRSPPHHHEECETGGYVLKGHGRIYFGDDYKEYIDMYEGDFVFVPPFMPHVEVNMSTTDELVWLTCRTPDNLVTNLPDVPDEALEGYRRA; encoded by the coding sequence ATGACCGACAAGGTTGTTCCCGTCGTCACCCGCTCGTCCGAGCTTGGCGACAACACGCTGCAATCGGGCGAATGCGTCCGCAAATCCGGCGTCAGCCCGCAGCACACCCCCGCCACCAAGATCTGGTTCGGCCGCGTCAGCAATGAACCGGGCCACCGGTCGCCCCCGCATCACCACGAGGAATGCGAGACCGGCGGATACGTCCTGAAGGGCCACGGCCGGATCTATTTCGGCGACGACTACAAGGAATACATCGACATGTACGAAGGCGATTTCGTCTTCGTTCCGCCCTTCATGCCGCATGTCGAGGTCAACATGTCCACCACCGACGAACTGGTCTGGCTGACCTGCCGGACGCCGGACAACCTGGTGACCAACCTTCCCGACGTCCCCGACGAAGCGCTCGAAGGCTAT
- the hbpA_12 gene encoding Hemin-binding lipoprotein, producing the protein MTPIRTTLLAATVLAGTAMGGQAAEFDFAGPLDAYTLDPHAISNTLVFAILHNVYDSLVLRGPDLELEPGLATEWRQVDDTTWEFKLREGVTFTNGNAFTADDVVFSFERAKKGGMKSHLSGASAIEKVDDYTVRITTPQINPILPKQIVNWLIMDKEWAEENGAVEPGKADNSTEGFANRNAMGTGAYVISDRDPGVMTEFTANPDWWGDRSGNIDKATFHVIANASTRVAALMSGEVDMIDDVPPQDTARIEKADGLSVKAQPNLRAVYLQPDVARDELIHGSAEGNPFKDERVREAMSLVIDTGAIQKRIMRGYSTPLGLPIAKEVTGSTEELNTPVTPDLDKAKALMAEAGYADGFDVTLDCTSDRFMNDEATCLAVGSFLSQININVTPRAQTTSRWAQQINPPGYDTSFVMVSYSPYTYDAHQFLVGLAVTRDADAGRGSFNIGGYSNPKVDELTDQIGAETDPDKRAALMEEAFAIIKADHAYIPIHQLQILWGVRDGVEVVQQADLSYPLAWFSVDE; encoded by the coding sequence ATGACACCAATCAGGACTACTCTTCTGGCTGCCACGGTTCTTGCCGGCACGGCCATGGGCGGCCAGGCGGCCGAGTTCGACTTTGCCGGACCGCTGGACGCCTATACGCTGGACCCGCACGCCATTTCGAACACGCTGGTCTTCGCGATCCTGCACAACGTCTACGACTCGCTCGTGCTGCGCGGCCCGGATCTTGAGCTTGAGCCCGGTCTTGCGACCGAATGGCGCCAGGTCGACGACACCACCTGGGAATTCAAGCTGCGCGAGGGCGTGACCTTTACCAACGGCAATGCCTTCACCGCCGATGACGTGGTCTTTTCCTTCGAACGCGCCAAGAAGGGCGGCATGAAAAGCCACCTGTCGGGCGCCAGCGCCATCGAGAAGGTGGACGATTACACCGTCCGCATCACCACGCCCCAGATCAACCCGATCCTGCCCAAGCAGATCGTCAACTGGCTGATCATGGACAAGGAATGGGCCGAGGAGAACGGCGCCGTCGAACCCGGCAAGGCCGACAATTCGACCGAAGGCTTCGCCAACCGCAATGCGATGGGCACCGGCGCCTACGTGATCTCCGACCGCGACCCGGGCGTGATGACCGAATTCACCGCCAACCCCGACTGGTGGGGCGACCGCAGCGGCAACATCGACAAGGCGACCTTCCACGTGATCGCCAATGCCTCGACCCGCGTTGCCGCGCTGATGTCGGGCGAAGTCGACATGATCGACGACGTGCCGCCGCAGGACACCGCCCGCATCGAGAAGGCCGACGGCCTGTCGGTCAAGGCGCAGCCCAACCTGCGCGCCGTCTACCTGCAGCCCGACGTGGCGCGCGACGAACTGATCCACGGGTCGGCCGAAGGCAACCCGTTCAAGGATGAGCGCGTGCGCGAAGCCATGTCGCTGGTCATCGACACCGGCGCCATCCAGAAGCGGATCATGCGGGGCTATTCCACGCCGCTGGGCCTGCCCATCGCCAAGGAAGTCACCGGGTCGACCGAAGAGCTGAACACGCCCGTCACCCCGGATCTGGACAAGGCCAAGGCGCTGATGGCCGAGGCCGGCTATGCCGATGGCTTCGACGTCACGCTGGACTGTACCTCGGACCGGTTCATGAACGACGAAGCCACCTGTCTGGCCGTCGGGTCCTTCCTGAGCCAGATCAACATCAACGTCACGCCGCGCGCGCAGACCACCAGCCGGTGGGCGCAACAGATCAACCCTCCGGGATATGACACGTCCTTCGTGATGGTCAGCTATTCGCCCTACACCTACGACGCGCATCAATTCCTGGTGGGTCTGGCGGTAACGCGCGATGCGGACGCCGGGCGCGGATCGTTCAACATCGGCGGGTATTCCAACCCGAAGGTGGACGAACTGACCGACCAGATCGGCGCCGAGACCGACCCCGACAAGCGCGCCGCATTGATGGAAGAGGCATTCGCCATCATCAAGGCCGACCACGCCTATATCCCGATCCACCAGCTGCAGATCCTCTGGGGTGTGCGCGACGGGGTCGAGGTGGTCCAGCAGGCCGACCTCAGCTACCCGCTGGCATGGTTCTCGGTGGACGAATGA
- the argE_6 gene encoding Acetylornithine deacetylase, protein MMSAPDFTRPLADLVGFPTISAVSNLELVAYLEDLAAQLGGRVRRFPDPTGEKANLLLSVGPEVAGGIVLSGHTDVVPVEGQAWTGDPWTLRDTGKRLIGRGATDMKGFLACCLAILPQASAAPLKRPLHLAFSYDEEVGCTGVGPMAEFVGENLAPKLAVIGEATNMRLVDAHKGGCIGWTHVKGKPGHSSNPGLGVNAVMIAAEMIAEINRIYEGMQSGPQFKGLTPPHSTIQVNQVQGGSHGNIIAEDAKFFWEMRLVPGQKDTDVLDRMQAKARALEQAMKAVDPATGIRLDIQARIPALVPAVEPALQSRLLKLLGQDRPEAVSYGTEAGIFANAGTPAVVVGPGDIRDAHQPDEAIDIAQMAACCDFLLSLTDTLTR, encoded by the coding sequence ATGATGTCAGCTCCGGATTTCACGCGCCCGCTGGCCGACCTGGTTGGCTTTCCGACGATCTCGGCGGTCAGCAACCTTGAGCTGGTGGCGTATCTGGAAGACCTGGCCGCCCAACTGGGCGGCCGGGTCCGACGGTTTCCGGATCCGACGGGGGAGAAGGCCAACCTTCTCCTTTCCGTCGGCCCGGAGGTGGCCGGGGGCATCGTGCTGTCCGGTCACACCGACGTCGTGCCGGTCGAAGGGCAGGCCTGGACGGGCGATCCCTGGACCCTGCGCGACACCGGCAAACGGCTGATCGGGCGCGGTGCCACGGACATGAAGGGGTTCCTGGCGTGCTGCCTGGCGATCCTGCCGCAAGCCTCTGCCGCGCCGCTCAAGCGTCCGCTGCACCTGGCCTTTTCCTATGACGAGGAAGTGGGGTGCACCGGTGTCGGCCCGATGGCGGAATTCGTGGGCGAGAACCTGGCGCCCAAGCTTGCCGTGATCGGCGAGGCGACGAACATGCGCCTGGTGGATGCGCACAAGGGCGGCTGCATCGGCTGGACCCATGTAAAGGGCAAGCCCGGCCATTCATCGAACCCCGGACTTGGGGTCAACGCGGTGATGATCGCGGCCGAGATGATCGCCGAGATCAATCGCATCTACGAAGGCATGCAAAGCGGCCCGCAGTTCAAGGGCCTGACGCCGCCGCATTCGACCATTCAGGTCAACCAGGTGCAGGGCGGCAGCCACGGCAACATCATTGCCGAGGATGCGAAATTCTTCTGGGAAATGCGCCTTGTCCCCGGCCAGAAGGACACCGATGTCCTCGACCGGATGCAGGCAAAGGCGCGCGCGCTGGAACAGGCCATGAAAGCCGTGGACCCCGCCACGGGCATTCGGCTGGACATTCAGGCCCGCATCCCCGCGCTGGTCCCCGCTGTCGAACCGGCGCTTCAATCGCGACTGCTGAAGCTGTTGGGGCAGGACCGGCCCGAAGCCGTGTCCTATGGCACCGAAGCCGGCATATTCGCCAATGCAGGCACGCCCGCCGTCGTGGTGGGCCCGGGCGATATCCGCGATGCGCACCAGCCGGACGAGGCAATCGACATCGCCCAGATGGCCGCCTGCTGCGATTTCCTCCTCTCCCTCACCGACACTCTGACCCGGTAA
- a CDS encoding ABC-transporter permease protein produces MLLQSLERVLQTLLVLLIISFIAFMLVATLGDPLGLLLPPDATVAERQELIARLSLDQPILLRFWDFLTGVLHGDFGISYRTQDEVGLMIGERLPATLELAFASLLITIFVGLPLGILCGVAPNSLAARAVMFTSIAGITLPNFVVGIVLIAVFSTQLGWLPSFGRGDTVDLGWWKTGLLTLSGWRAIILPAITLAAFQVTFVIRMLRTQLMEVGQSEHIRFARARGLSERQIWFSYAMRNALLPTITMLALQLGNVIAFSVVTESVFAWPGLGSLFLQSVQAADIPVIAIYLIFVGTVFMVLNLIIELCYPLIDPRLKRKSS; encoded by the coding sequence ATGCTCCTGCAATCCCTCGAACGGGTGCTCCAGACCCTTCTGGTGTTGCTGATCATCAGCTTCATCGCCTTCATGCTGGTCGCCACGCTCGGCGACCCGCTTGGGCTTCTTCTGCCCCCCGATGCCACCGTCGCCGAACGCCAGGAGCTGATCGCGCGCCTGTCGCTTGACCAGCCGATCCTGCTGCGCTTCTGGGACTTCCTGACCGGCGTGCTGCACGGCGATTTCGGCATTTCCTACCGCACCCAGGACGAAGTCGGCCTGATGATCGGCGAACGCCTTCCGGCGACTCTGGAACTGGCCTTTGCCAGTCTGCTGATCACCATCTTCGTCGGCCTTCCGCTTGGTATCCTGTGCGGCGTGGCGCCCAATTCGCTGGCCGCGCGGGCGGTGATGTTCACGTCCATCGCCGGGATCACCCTGCCGAACTTCGTCGTCGGCATCGTGCTGATCGCGGTGTTTTCGACCCAGCTGGGATGGCTGCCGTCCTTCGGGCGCGGCGATACGGTGGACCTGGGATGGTGGAAGACCGGGTTGCTGACGCTCTCGGGCTGGCGCGCGATCATCCTGCCGGCGATCACGCTGGCGGCCTTCCAGGTGACATTCGTCATCCGCATGCTGCGCACCCAGCTGATGGAGGTCGGCCAGTCCGAGCACATCCGCTTTGCCCGCGCGCGTGGCCTGTCGGAACGCCAGATCTGGTTTTCCTACGCGATGCGAAACGCGCTTTTGCCCACGATCACCATGCTGGCCCTGCAACTGGGCAATGTCATCGCCTTTTCGGTCGTCACCGAAAGCGTCTTTGCCTGGCCGGGCCTGGGGTCGCTGTTCCTGCAATCGGTGCAGGCGGCGGATATTCCGGTGATCGCCATCTATCTCATCTTCGTCGGGACGGTCTTCATGGTGCTGAACCTGATCATCGAGCTCTGCTACCCGCTGATCGACCCGCGCCTGAAAAGGAAATCCTCATGA
- the oppC_5 gene encoding Stage 0 sporulation protein KC — protein sequence MKALKEALSGARGAQASAVILVLLIGYALIVPLFVDDPFQLSGMSIMDAFNPPVWMDMGTWAMPLGADDQGRDMVAAIAYGLRSSIFVGVSSVLIGLILGGILGLIAGFNGGRIDALIMRTADVQLAYPALLLAMVIDGIATAVLGRDRSIEVAITIVILSIGIAFWVQYARTIRASVMVEREQDYVAAARVTGRSASAIVIRHILPNVMAPVLVIATINLGIAIITEATLSFLGIGIPLTYPSLGSLIRNGNDFLQSGEWWISAWPCLVLVLLVIAVNVLGDHLRDHFNPKIRGRS from the coding sequence ATGAAAGCGCTGAAGGAAGCCCTTTCGGGCGCGCGCGGCGCCCAGGCGTCGGCGGTGATCCTGGTGCTGCTGATCGGCTATGCGCTGATCGTGCCGCTGTTCGTCGACGACCCGTTCCAGCTGTCGGGCATGTCGATCATGGATGCGTTCAACCCGCCGGTCTGGATGGACATGGGCACCTGGGCCATGCCGCTTGGCGCCGACGACCAGGGCCGCGACATGGTGGCCGCCATCGCCTATGGGCTGCGGTCGTCGATCTTCGTGGGCGTGTCTTCGGTGCTGATCGGGCTGATCCTCGGCGGCATCCTCGGCCTGATCGCGGGCTTCAACGGAGGCCGTATCGACGCGTTGATCATGCGCACGGCGGATGTGCAGCTGGCCTATCCGGCGCTGCTGCTGGCCATGGTGATCGACGGGATCGCCACCGCCGTTCTGGGCCGCGACCGGTCCATCGAGGTCGCCATCACCATCGTGATCCTGTCCATCGGCATCGCCTTCTGGGTGCAATACGCCCGCACCATCCGCGCTTCGGTGATGGTGGAACGGGAACAGGATTACGTCGCCGCCGCGCGGGTGACGGGCCGGTCGGCGTCGGCCATCGTGATCAGGCACATCCTGCCCAATGTCATGGCCCCGGTGCTGGTGATCGCGACGATCAACCTTGGGATCGCCATCATCACCGAAGCCACGCTGTCCTTCCTCGGCATCGGCATCCCGCTGACCTATCCGTCGCTGGGGTCGTTGATCCGCAACGGCAACGATTTCCTGCAATCGGGGGAATGGTGGATCTCGGCCTGGCCCTGCCTTGTGCTGGTGCTGCTGGTCATCGCGGTCAACGTGCTGGGCGACCACCTGCGCGATCATTTCAATCCCAAGATCCGGGGGCGTTCATGA
- the oppD_17 gene encoding Stage 0 sporulation protein KD: MSTEPLLDVRDLCVGLMREGRELPILQDVSFQVMPGEVLGIVGESGAGKSMTGAAVIDLIVPPVRRTKGSVALAGTRLDLMSAPQIRRVRGKRIGYIFQDPMTSLNPVLSIGRQLTDTMRRHLPVSKSQARKRALDWIARVGLPDPARVFAAAPHELSGGQRQRIVIALALCAEPELVIADEPTTALDVSVQAHMLQLLRDLHKETGTAMMLITHDLGVIAKMADRVAVFYAGRLVESGPTETVMARPEHPYTAGLMGATPAVDETGAMRVRAIPGSMPSIGALPPGCAFHPRCLRAADRCKADIPALSNGAACHFPLSLEPHHEPK, from the coding sequence ATGAGTACCGAACCGCTGCTTGACGTGCGTGACCTGTGCGTCGGACTGATGCGCGAGGGCCGGGAGCTGCCCATCCTGCAGGACGTGTCCTTTCAGGTGATGCCGGGCGAAGTGCTTGGCATCGTGGGGGAAAGCGGGGCGGGCAAGTCGATGACCGGCGCCGCCGTCATCGACCTGATCGTGCCGCCCGTGCGCCGCACCAAGGGGTCGGTCGCTCTGGCGGGAACCCGGCTGGACCTGATGAGCGCGCCCCAGATCCGCCGCGTGCGCGGCAAGCGCATCGGCTACATCTTCCAGGACCCGATGACGTCGCTGAACCCGGTGCTGAGCATTGGCCGCCAGCTGACCGACACGATGCGCCGGCACCTGCCGGTGTCGAAGTCCCAGGCCAGGAAACGTGCGCTGGACTGGATCGCCCGCGTCGGCCTGCCCGACCCGGCCCGCGTCTTCGCCGCCGCCCCGCATGAATTGTCCGGCGGTCAGCGCCAGCGGATCGTCATCGCCCTGGCATTGTGTGCGGAACCCGAACTGGTGATCGCGGACGAACCCACCACCGCGCTGGACGTGTCAGTGCAGGCGCACATGCTGCAACTGCTGCGCGACCTGCACAAGGAAACCGGGACGGCCATGATGCTGATCACCCACGACCTGGGCGTCATCGCCAAGATGGCCGACCGCGTGGCGGTGTTCTATGCCGGGCGGCTGGTCGAAAGCGGGCCGACGGAAACCGTCATGGCCCGCCCCGAACACCCCTATACCGCCGGCCTGATGGGCGCGACGCCCGCCGTGGACGAGACCGGCGCGATGCGGGTGCGGGCGATCCCGGGGTCGATGCCGTCCATCGGCGCGCTGCCCCCCGGCTGCGCCTTCCACCCCCGCTGCCTGCGCGCGGCCGACCGCTGCAAGGCCGATATCCCGGCGCTGAGCAATGGTGCCGCCTGCCATTTCCCCCTGAGCTTGGAGCCGCACCATGAGCCAAAGTGA
- the ddpF_3 gene encoding putative D,D-dipeptide transport ATP-binding protein DdpF: MSQSDVLVVNRVSKTFGGRASTLEKLLGRKPKGLKAVRDVSFSIRKGEVLGLVGESGCGKSTLARMTAGLMAPTEGEIGRGPVETREQMIFQDPFSSLNPRWRVRDIVAEPIRTHRLRAEQDIPARVGELLEQVGLSAADGEKFPQAFSGGQRQRISIARALAGEPAFLILDEPTSALDVSVQAQILDLLKDLQTRYHLTSLFITHNLPVVRLMADRIGVMYLGELVELAPAEQVFNAPRHPYTRLLIDAAPSLDAHDRTLHPIPGELPDPSSPPSGCTFRTRCPFAQEICTKERPPLRNEDGRQWRCHFTPDLSATL; this comes from the coding sequence ATGAGCCAAAGTGACGTGCTGGTCGTAAACCGGGTGTCGAAGACCTTCGGCGGTCGGGCAAGCACCCTGGAAAAGCTGCTGGGGCGCAAGCCCAAGGGCCTGAAGGCCGTGCGCGACGTGAGCTTTTCGATCCGCAAGGGCGAGGTTCTGGGGCTGGTGGGCGAGTCGGGCTGTGGCAAATCCACCCTGGCGCGGATGACCGCCGGGCTGATGGCGCCGACCGAAGGCGAGATCGGGCGCGGGCCGGTCGAAACGCGGGAACAGATGATCTTTCAGGATCCGTTTTCCTCGCTGAACCCGCGCTGGCGGGTGCGCGACATCGTCGCCGAACCGATCCGCACCCACCGGCTGCGCGCCGAACAGGACATCCCCGCCCGCGTCGGCGAACTGCTGGAACAGGTGGGCCTGTCCGCGGCGGATGGCGAGAAGTTTCCCCAGGCGTTTTCCGGCGGTCAGCGTCAACGGATCTCGATCGCCCGCGCGCTGGCCGGGGAACCGGCGTTCCTGATCCTCGATGAGCCGACCTCGGCGCTGGACGTGTCGGTGCAGGCGCAGATCCTCGACCTGCTGAAGGATCTGCAGACGCGCTATCACCTGACGTCGCTGTTCATCACCCACAACCTGCCGGTGGTGCGCCTGATGGCCGACCGGATCGGCGTGATGTACCTGGGCGAACTGGTCGAACTGGCCCCGGCGGAACAGGTCTTCAACGCCCCCCGCCATCCCTACACGCGGCTGCTGATCGATGCGGCGCCGTCGCTGGATGCCCACGACCGCACCCTGCACCCCATCCCCGGAGAGCTGCCGGACCCGTCCAGCCCGCCTTCGGGCTGCACCTTCCGCACCCGCTGCCCCTTTGCGCAGGAGATCTGCACGAAGGAGCGTCCGCCGCTGCGTAACGAGGACGGGCGGCAATGGCGCTGCCATTTCACCCCCGACCTCTCGGCCACCCTTTGA
- the patA gene encoding Putative N-acetyl-LL-diaminopimelate aminotransferase: protein MKRLSLDPTSALAQVRGNLIDIETENIAVLASRAAGIDDLIPLWYGEGDLVTPEPIRAAAQASLAKGETFYVPQMEGRPDLSAALATYQSRLHGITLGEDRSTVTPGGMQAVHLACSLMLEAGTNAVYVEPQWPNIRQSIQLAGAEPRAVSLEMKDGDWQLDLDKVFDACDARTRAIILSTPSNPCGWTATPEIFEALIAFSRRTGVWIISDEVYSRLTGDGKAAPSLLQVAGPEDLALCINGFSKAWAMTGWRIGWLNHPASVAPVIRAMTQYVNSGTAAFVQAGAVAALEQGEPIVDLVRGRCRKGMDTAYEILGRSNRIRLPEKPKGGMYVFFSVEGQPDAHAFCSDMVTEAHVGLAPGGLFGEDFRGHVRMCIAREHTQIETACTRVLEALGG, encoded by the coding sequence ATGAAACGACTTTCCCTGGACCCGACCTCGGCGCTGGCGCAGGTGCGCGGCAACCTCATCGATATCGAGACCGAGAACATCGCGGTCCTGGCGTCCCGCGCGGCGGGGATCGATGACCTGATCCCGCTGTGGTACGGCGAAGGCGACCTGGTCACCCCCGAACCGATCCGTGCGGCTGCGCAGGCGAGCCTGGCAAAGGGCGAAACCTTCTATGTTCCGCAAATGGAAGGCCGGCCGGATCTGTCGGCGGCGCTGGCGACCTATCAGTCGCGGCTGCACGGCATCACGCTGGGCGAAGACCGCAGCACGGTGACCCCGGGCGGCATGCAGGCGGTGCACCTGGCCTGTTCCCTGATGCTCGAGGCGGGAACGAACGCGGTCTACGTGGAGCCGCAATGGCCCAACATCCGCCAGTCGATCCAGCTGGCGGGTGCCGAGCCGCGCGCCGTGTCGCTGGAAATGAAGGACGGCGACTGGCAGCTGGACCTGGACAAGGTCTTTGACGCCTGCGACGCGCGGACCCGGGCAATCATCCTGTCGACCCCGTCGAACCCCTGCGGCTGGACCGCCACGCCCGAGATCTTCGAGGCTCTGATCGCCTTCTCGCGCCGCACCGGCGTCTGGATCATCTCGGACGAGGTCTATTCCCGCCTGACCGGAGACGGCAAGGCCGCGCCCTCGCTGCTGCAGGTGGCCGGGCCTGAGGATCTGGCGCTTTGCATCAACGGGTTCTCCAAGGCCTGGGCGATGACCGGCTGGCGGATCGGCTGGCTGAACCACCCCGCGTCGGTCGCGCCGGTGATCCGGGCGATGACGCAATACGTCAACTCGGGCACCGCCGCTTTCGTGCAGGCCGGCGCCGTGGCGGCACTCGAACAGGGCGAGCCGATTGTCGACCTGGTCCGGGGCCGCTGCCGCAAGGGGATGGATACCGCCTACGAGATCCTCGGCCGGTCCAACCGCATCCGCCTGCCCGAAAAGCCCAAAGGCGGCATGTATGTCTTCTTCAGCGTCGAGGGCCAGCCCGACGCCCATGCCTTCTGCTCGGACATGGTGACCGAGGCGCATGTGGGCCTCGCGCCCGGGGGGTTGTTCGGAGAGGATTTCCGGGGCCATGTCCGCATGTGCATCGCCCGCGAACACACCCAGATCGAAACCGCCTGCACCCGCGTTCTGGAAGCGCTTGGCGGCTGA
- the hapE_2 gene encoding 4-hydroxyacetophenone monooxygenase, giving the protein MVSRKKVAVIGGGVSGLAAAKAFDEKGHRVCGFERSPDFGGVWELSRSYPDVQTQSPKDLYRFTDLPMPDDYPEWPKGPQVHAYLHAYADKHRLARLFRLNTEVLSMDRRADGSGWTLTLRSGSNQWSEDFDFVVVATGQFSDKNILTHPGQEAFTQAGGQVLHSSDYTDPAICTGKHVVVLGASKSGTDIAVNAAKNGAASVHLVYRENVWRIPYFVGGINFKRLLYMRAQEMQFNGWGRGPMARVMAAITKPLVWANFRGLETLLKLQLGLKKHNMVPDGPIEKDASCSLPIVTPGLFEEMNAGRITPVIGSIDSYEPGKVRLTTGDTIPCDLSILAVGWKLGVPYLAQEHRDKLIEDDGQYRTYRLSVNPDLPDMGFVGFNSSFCTVLSAEMIANWLVRYMDGQLARQPSQAEMEANIDEMLHWRRKERPAAQVYGGLCSAPFHFRHFDELMQDMGATQWKRSNPLVETFTPPNADAYGGYLATIPQYRAG; this is encoded by the coding sequence ATGGTCAGTCGCAAGAAAGTGGCCGTGATCGGCGGCGGGGTATCGGGCCTCGCCGCCGCGAAGGCCTTTGACGAAAAGGGGCACCGGGTCTGCGGGTTCGAACGCAGTCCCGATTTCGGAGGCGTGTGGGAACTGTCGCGGTCCTACCCGGACGTGCAGACGCAATCGCCGAAGGATCTGTACCGTTTCACCGATCTGCCGATGCCGGACGACTACCCCGAATGGCCCAAGGGCCCGCAGGTGCATGCCTATCTGCACGCCTATGCCGACAAGCACCGGCTGGCGCGGCTGTTCCGGCTGAACACCGAGGTTCTGTCGATGGACCGCCGCGCGGACGGGTCGGGCTGGACGCTGACGCTGCGATCCGGGTCGAACCAATGGTCCGAGGATTTCGATTTCGTCGTCGTCGCCACGGGGCAGTTTTCCGACAAGAACATCCTGACCCACCCCGGGCAGGAGGCGTTTACGCAGGCCGGCGGGCAGGTCCTGCATTCGTCGGATTACACCGATCCCGCGATCTGCACGGGCAAGCATGTGGTCGTGTTGGGCGCGTCCAAATCCGGCACCGATATCGCGGTGAACGCCGCAAAGAACGGGGCGGCTTCGGTGCACCTGGTCTACCGGGAAAACGTCTGGCGGATCCCCTATTTCGTGGGCGGCATCAACTTCAAGCGGCTGCTTTACATGCGCGCGCAGGAGATGCAGTTCAACGGCTGGGGGCGCGGGCCAATGGCCCGGGTGATGGCGGCGATCACCAAGCCGCTGGTCTGGGCCAACTTCCGGGGGCTGGAAACGCTGCTGAAGCTGCAGTTGGGGCTGAAGAAACACAACATGGTCCCCGATGGGCCCATCGAAAAGGACGCATCCTGTTCCCTGCCCATCGTGACGCCGGGCCTGTTCGAAGAGATGAACGCGGGCCGGATCACGCCCGTCATCGGCAGTATCGACAGCTATGAGCCGGGCAAGGTCAGGCTGACCACGGGCGACACGATCCCCTGCGACCTGTCGATCCTCGCCGTGGGCTGGAAGCTGGGCGTGCCCTACCTGGCCCAGGAACACCGCGACAAGCTGATCGAGGACGACGGGCAATACCGGACCTACCGGCTGTCGGTGAACCCGGACCTGCCGGACATGGGGTTCGTCGGCTTCAACTCGTCCTTCTGCACGGTGCTTTCGGCCGAGATGATCGCCAACTGGCTGGTGCGCTACATGGACGGCCAGCTGGCCCGACAGCCGTCGCAGGCCGAGATGGAGGCGAATATCGACGAGATGCTGCACTGGCGGCGCAAGGAACGGCCGGCGGCGCAGGTCTATGGCGGGCTCTGTTCCGCACCCTTCCACTTCCGGCATTTCGACGAGCTGATGCAGGACATGGGGGCGACGCAGTGGAAACGATCGAACCCGCTGGTCGAGACCTTCACGCCCCCCAATGCCGATGCCTATGGCGGTTACCTCGCCACTATCCCGCAATATCGCGCAGGGTAA
- a CDS encoding hypothetical protein (putative conserved protein, contains double-stranded beta-helix domain): MEPGITPSDGSVEGRQWNVVGHTYTPKLLSENAMIWHAIIPDGTFVPPHIHPTQDEWIVMLTGNLEIEFGADVHKAGPGDTVRMPMGVAHGIFNRSGLEATCVFGVAPSRKLFDLFTQLDGVTDPEELVRISAEHEVDFLPPPAE, encoded by the coding sequence ATGGAACCAGGCATCACACCATCCGACGGATCCGTCGAAGGCCGCCAGTGGAACGTCGTCGGCCACACCTACACGCCCAAGCTGCTGAGCGAGAACGCCATGATCTGGCACGCGATCATCCCCGACGGGACCTTTGTGCCGCCCCATATCCACCCCACGCAGGACGAATGGATCGTCATGCTGACCGGCAACCTGGAAATCGAATTCGGCGCCGACGTGCACAAGGCCGGCCCCGGCGACACGGTCAGGATGCCGATGGGCGTGGCACACGGCATCTTCAACCGCTCGGGCCTTGAGGCGACCTGCGTCTTCGGCGTCGCGCCGTCGCGCAAGCTGTTCGATCTGTTCACCCAGCTCGACGGCGTGACCGATCCCGAGGAACTGGTGCGCATCTCGGCCGAGCACGAAGTCGACTTCCTGCCGCCCCCGGCGGAGTGA